The genomic segment ATATATGTAGGTGTGGCTTTTTAAGGGGgtaaatattccacttttaaaaCGCTCAGGGGgttaataggtcgcccgcaaaggttgggtgcatCATAATTAAACCGGCTAAACGTTGAGGGAGCATTTGACTATTTTAATGAATATTGTCCAAGACTCTTGAGGTTCCTTTCAAGTGTCAAAACACAATTTTTCAATAATCACAATATTTACCcgctttattttttctttttactacattaaaatcttgatttatatttttaatatatgtagTAAATTCACCTatagaaaaattattatatagAATGCCATTAATAATTATTCACaccaaaaaaattgtattttgacACTTGAAGGGGACCACAAACCCTTGGACAGTATTCATTCCGTTATTTATATTGACAAAACATCTCTTTGCTATAATTGTcattaatgaaaaaaattctaaattataatttaaaaaaattatttataatataaaCAGAAAATCTTTTAAGAATTTGTTGTAAAATAcctaaattatattaactaattttttGCATTACCTgcattaaatatgtatgtaaagttatccctcTATGTTATTTTTGCTTGTGCAAAGAGTTTTTTCTAATAATCTAATTAAAGTTTCTTATTCtactcatttatttcattatagaacgTCGTTAACTTATCTACTTAGTTGGAGCagtaatttttacttttttcatcttgcaaaataatatttttataggtaaatttgttacatagattaaCATTTTTTCTATAGAATTATATTGGGTGCTACAATGAATTAATTACGTTAGTCTGTTAAAACTACCTAATTAATTGATGTAAGTTAGCTTGCACATGATTTGATtgagactttaaaaaaaaatgatgaagaagtaCTCCCTCAGTCCCAAATTATTTATCATGGTTATTAAAAATacttatctcaaattatttatcgttttaaaagttcaaggcataagtaattattttttcaccattttacccatagtagaattttgtcattaatggggatgacacataaataaagTGAACATTTAGCggagagagattataacttagacataactAAGGATAAAGTAGATCAATAACCCTGCTAACcaatatttcttaaggggcgtgtaaaaattaaaaaaaggacaaataatttaagacggagggagtacttatttaaaataatattcaaaTTTTATTCATAACTAAATGATTCCTCAGTCATTAAATGTTTCCTCAATGAAATTGAGGCAGAGACTCTTAGGAGTTAGGAGccattttgttggaaaatccCTTTTTGCATAACACATTGCTCTGTTAGTGTCTAACGGGAGTTAAATCTTTAACGCAAAAAATTTATGCGTTAAAGGTACAATGGTCACAATTTCTTTTCATGCAGTACTTTGGTCTATTTGGCATTTTAttgggtcatttaggttccggacTCGTCCCAACTCCCAAATCCGCATCATATTCTCGTGAACTATTCAGACTGCATCAAGCTAAGTGGGACCTAAATAACTTGAGCGGAGGAGCTTTGAATAGTGATTGCATAAAAGAATTGGTACaatgaattatggaagtgtAAATATACAAGACCATCACTGCTATCAATGAAGAAGCTTTCTGGTTGGTGAATATGGAAGTGTAAGTATACAAGACCATCACTGCTATCAATGAAGAAGCTTTCTGGTTGGTGAATGGTGACAGGCGTTGGACACGCAAAGGAACCATCTTAATTAGGTTGcttgagaaatcaagaagaaaagtGGAACACATTTTAAAATGGCGGAATATATCCATAGGCCCTAAAATTTTCTCACTAAATTTTATGAGCTTGAGTTATGACTTGTTTCAATTGAGCACCTTAACACATGATCAGGGGCGGCTCAATAAGATCGGTGGCGCAAGTCAACTTTAATAGGAGGACTTATTTTTCTGCTCAAtatcttttaaaagaaaaattaacctATAAATCTATTATAGATAAAAATTAGGCTTTATTCTCCCTTAATTAAGGGTCTTGGGTTCGAGCTTCAGAATAAAAAAATCTTGCTACGGAGCGCTTTACTCTTTAATCGAATTAATCGGGAAATTTAATATAGATATCGAACACCGGATGAAAAGAAATGGGGTCCCCAAAATTTTAGGGCCTAAAGCCCCCGCTTTAGTTGCTAGGTCCTCTGGCCGGCCCTGCACATGATATAGTTTAGATATTTCTTactcaatttttgaaaaagcaTGTTCTTGAGTGCTTATTACGTAATaagttaattatataaaatatgtcaCCTTATTTAATATCAATACACACCAGCTTTAATTGGAATAAGCTTGAGGCTTTACGGCTTATTGAGGCTAATGCTTAGAATTAAGAGAAGTGACATGTTTCAAGTGGTTCACTTATCAACGTAATAGGCATTTGAAAACACGTGTaaagtttttccaaaatttgaggAGAAAAAGTCTAATCGGAATACTTTATTATGTGTTCATATGTTCAGGTACTCAATCGGAACGAGCTGCAATTCAAACGTCTAAGTTTTATTGGAGTTTAAAAACTTTGATTTTTAAGTACAAGCAATCACCTTCCACCAGAATTATTGTGCTTGTCCTTTTCCACAGAGTGTAGGTTGGAGAATTGGGTGACTAATTCACTAGTCTAGTTGCGTAATCCTTAGACTGTTGCCAAAATTCTGAACCCTAGGGGTTAAATATGAACTGTGGAAAACATTCCATACGGTTTTCCACCATCAACATTTCACTTTTGCttcaaatcatcaacaaaacTGTAATCTAGCACAATAAATACTTAGCATTTAAGAAATCATACTGTTACAAGGCCGAGCCCAGTAAGCTCCATTTTTGACTAGCAATCATAGTAGAATCGCTATTACATTATTTAAACTAACTTCAACAAGTTACAGGAATAACACTTGTTTTGCAACAAGTGTACTCTTCAGCAGCACATCTGCTGATTACAGTGGAAACTCAGTTATTACAAACACTAAATTTGTGAAAGATTCAAAGAAACAAGACAAATTCATTTTTGACTAGCAATCATAGTAGAATTGCTATTACATTATTTAAACTAACTTCAACAAGTTACAGGAATAACACTTGTTTTGCAACAAGTGTACTTTTCAGCAGCACATCTGCTGATTACAGTGGAAACTCAGTTATTACAAACACTAAATTTGTGAAAGATTCAAAGAAACAAGACAAATTCTCTTGcgcccacccccacccccaccccccacataaaaattaaaaaaaaaatcaattgaaaCAGCATACAAACTATGGATATGTAGAACTTCGCAGAAGACTATTATCAGTCAAAGATCTGCAAAAATTAATATCACCTGTGGAATCTTTCTTGTTGTTCCTCTTCTTGAAATGCTTGGTAGCAGCTTTCAGTACCTTACACCACTGCTGCACAGTGCACACAAAATACTATAGTTAACGgctagaaattaaaaaaaaaaaaaagactaaggcgccgtttggccataaaaattattcaattttttccggaaatttttttcacttttttccggaatcagcgtttggccataaaaattctgaatacaacttgaagttgtattccggaataccaaaaactcaaaaaaacttgtttttaaaataaaattcacttttttcacctttttacaactaaatttcaccaaaaactacaatttcaaaaactatagccaaacacaactctaactccaaaattccaaaaaaaagtaaaatattttttggtatcTATCTATAGACAAACAGGGCCTAAAGAAAATCAGCGGGCAAGAGCTGTGATTCATATTTGTTCAGTTccaatttatgttatattttacactttttgagattcaaactatataaattttgaaatgTATTTTCTTATCATATTGAAATGAAAAGAATTTGCAACTTATTTACTTTCCGTATAGCttttttaatatctaaattttaattttaaaatattgagttgatctaaTATTCTTCGGACACCACTCTATGGGATTACACTGGTACGTCgtcattgttgttgtttagTTGATCTAATCTTATTTAGCTTTAAAGATTAGTCAATTGCATCTACGGAAACAagaagtgccacataaattggaaacAAGAGGGAGTACTACCTTTCGTGGGGTTGTAGTAGTGGAGGCGAGTTTAGATGAAGATGGTAAACGAGTGAAATCAAAAGCcgccttctttctcttcttcaatCTGTGACATTCCCTCAAATTCTCTGTAACAGCATTGGACAACTtcctcttgatttttgttgtcACTTTCTTGAAATTAGCTGCTCCAATACAGCCAACTGAAACATCCTTGTACGACAGCTTTCGCGACAGACCTGAGCTGAGCCTCCGGTAAGACGACAACGGTCGAGGTACTAGAGGAGACCAAATTGAACTCTGTGTATAATCGAAATCGAATGCTGAATTGTCGGGAAATTTGCAAAGCAGATCTTTGGACATGGAACACTGTAAATGCTCAACCACCATATAGGTGCCCATATTTTCGTGAATGAATCCTGGTTTGTCTGAAATTTGGAAGTGTAACAGTGGCTTTGGAGATTGCTCAGATTTGATGTGAAAATAGCGGAGCAATTAAAAGCACAGAAAGTAGCCGTTACAACATTCGACTACAAGGATTCCACGTGTCGAGACCATGTTAATGTTCTGCATCTCAAGATGTAAGTAAACTGTTTCTTCTGAAAAAATCTAAAATGTGCCTCACACAACTGACATTAGTTgtgtgagttttttttttttttttttttttttttttgagataaaaAAGTGGATCCACATCTTATACTTTTGGATCCACAAATTTGGGttcattttttttgtctcaCAAAAAAGAGCCTTACACAAATAATGTCAGTTGCGTGAAGCACATAGTAAAAATTTCGTTTGTTCTTaaggaaaattatattttacttccgaaaatttctattttacacaatccattttattttatgtgtctTACCTTGattcaatacaacaacaacatatattttacttctgaaaaaaaaagttttgaattttctaAACCATCACATCCCCCTCCCCCCCGCCcaccctcaatttttttttggagggggtggtggggtgtcGGGAAagaggggtgggggtggggcaaaaaaccaaaaaaaaaaaaaaaaaatttttttttcaaaaaaaaattattttttgggggggggggggggtgggggtggggcgGGGGGGGTGGGGCGGGGTGgttcaaaaaaccaaaaaaaaaaaaattcaaactttttttttcaaaacaatattaatttctttttgggaGGGGGTGGGACAGGGGTGGGGGCAGGGTGagtggggtggtgcaaaaaaccaaaaaaaaaaattttttttcaaaacaaaattaatttgggggtgggggggggaggggttggGGGCAGGCatggggtggggtggtgcaaaaaaaaaaaaaaaaaaatcataatttttttttttcaaaaaaaaattaatttttttgggagggggttggtgcaaaaaaaaatttttttttttaaaacaaaattaatttggggcgaggggggggggggcgggggtgggtggagcaaaaaacaaaaaaaataaaattcaaaacttttttttaaaacaaaataatttttttttttggtggggggtggggtgggggtggcgGCAAGGGTGGGTGGGGAGGGGTGGGGGGCGGGAGTGGGatggggtggtgcaaaaaaaaaaaaaaaattaaaactttttttcaaaataaaattaattttttttgggagggggttgggggtgggtggggtgaggatggggtgggggtggcatgggggtggggtggggtgaggtggtgcaaaaaacaaaaaaaaattcaaatcttttttttcaaaacaaaattaattttttttttttgccggggggtggggtaggggtgggtgggggggggggtaggggaaggggtggggtggtgggagtggttgggggtTGGGTTGGGTGGTTGGTGGAATGCACTTATAGACtttttttccttacttttattaggaaagtcatttttcccatttttgaggaacttgttttcctaaagaaaataatttctaaaatttttaACCAAACGAACattggaaaattggaaaacattttccggaaaatgttttcctccataccaaacacgcCTTTAATGAAATGACTTTTGCAGTGCACAAATatttatggcttattttagaccacaagtttcaaaaatttttctttcttttttaaaacttaGGTAATAAACTATATCACACAAATTGAAATAAAGGGAGTATGTGGGAATACTTGAAAATATAAGAAATGAAAGGTGAATTAATTGTGATATATGGTCTTTGTAGCTATCACATGGTGTAGTCTTAAGTAGAATTAAGACAATGGACATGGGCCACACAAATATCGACTTCAGCATTGTGATGGGATCTTGGAATACTTCATAAAATGGGATATGCACGTATATCCATTGTTAATaactactactccctccgttttaaaaaaattatctttcttacctttttagtctgtcccaaaatgTCGGGAAATTTACAGAGTAGATCTTTAGACATGGAACACTGTAAATGCTCAATCACCATATAGGTGCCCATAATTTCGTGACTGAAATCCTTGTTTGTCTGAAATTGGAAGTTTAATGGTGACTGGAGATTTGCTCAGATTTGATGTGAAAATAGAGGAGCAATTTTAAAGCACAGAAAGTAGCCGTTACATTCGAGGACAAGGATTCCTCATAGACTCCACATGTCAAGACCATGTTGATGTTCTGCATCTCAAGAGGTAAGTAAACTGTTTTTTTCTTAAGGAAAATTATATTTTGCTTCCATCCATTTTATtttggcaaaatacatcaaatcaaccctaaactatacccaaaatgtcgatatcacactTAAATTATACCGGTGACCTAATACACACTCGAAcatcttaaaagtgaattattttaCCCCTCATACATTTATAACCAGCTGCACATGGGGAGGTGTAATACACTCGCCCGCCATGTAAGCGTCACATCAATGCCACATCAATAaactgccaaattttttttttttttaaaatccatgTCATTTAATTGCTTTTCCTTCACATTCATAAAAAATGCAACCACTCAACCACCATGGATATAATCACCCACCACCAAATTCATCCCACCACCACTACTAGATTCACAGCTTAATCAATCGTAGCTCTCTGAAAGTCTAAATTTCTCATGAATTTGTCGCTACTGTGTTCCACGCGATGCCAAGTATCATACTTATCTtctccaccaaaaaaaaaaaaaaaagaaatctagCCAACCTCGCCGGGAGAAATGGTGGCCGGTGAACAAACTTGCGGACCAACACCCAGTAACCAAAACCACCATAGATCCAAATTGACCATCGGAGACCTGATCCAAATACAGTGAACTTTGGCCACTGTCCAAGAAGTGCGATAGTCCATTGGACCATCAGAGACCTGATCCAAATACAGTGAACAAAATTGTGACACATGCCATTTTGTATTCTCAAGGCACCAGCAAGAGAAAAAGACATAAGCATTCCATGCCTAACCattaatttaaaagttaatacgcaggaaaataattttaccaccataaattcaaaattcaccACTGGAATCACATCACCACCATTGAAACCATCCAAAATTGCAAGAACCACTGTAAATTTTGCACCCATCACCAAACCGCCATCAAAATCGCAGCTCGTCTCTTTGAAAATATAATACCTATAGGGTAGTTAAAATGAGGGGGTtttcaaaagaagaagaagaggaaagcAGGTGGGTGGGGGCGTGGTTCAAGATGGAGAACAAAAATTGGGTTTAAAGATGAAGAGGGGTGGTGAAATTTATGATGGGTTTGATGAGAAAAAATGAATTGATGAAGAAATTAAGTTGTAGAGAAGTGTGATGAGAAAAACATGAAGTAGAAGACATGGAAAATGGGGCGTGAAGAAGAAAAGGCCCGggaaggaggaagaagaaagggacggggggggggggggggggggtgatgaagaagaagtgtggggtgggaggaaatgaagaagaaagggcgggtgagggtggggtggggtggggttaaaaaaaaattaaatctttaaattaaaaaaatgaaaaattccaCTCAAAacgtacttttttatttttattttgatattttgtgcCACATCAGCAGCTCAGGGAGtaaaataattcacttttaagatgTTCGAGTGTGTATTAGGTCACCGATATAGTTTAAGTGTGACatcgacattttgggtatagtttagggttaatttgatgtattttgccttttaTTTTATGTGTCTTACCTTGattcaatacaacaacaacaacatacccaatataatccTAATTATCCTACAAGTGGGATGAACTTGATTCAATACAAAATGTTATAAAACTTTATTCGAtacgaaattttaaaaatataaaaaaagaaatttgaaatCTTATCATCTTATATTTTAGGACCCATTGACACGAATatgtgttctttttttttttttggttacacACTAAATTATCGTTAGTTTTCAAATACTATTATTTCTCAAATATCATTCAATTCATATCCAAACATGAAACGCCTACTTAGTTTTgtaatatattataaatattcttttagtTATATGACTCTTCTATCACGAGATTAGTAAAAATAACACATGagattttatcattttcttctacTCAAATTAAAAATGCTCATCAAAGATTATATTTTCTCTTAAACTAAAAATGTGTAACAAACTAGCAATTCCTTCGgattttgtgatcttaaacatatcatgttatttatataagaaaatatcaCTAAGTGAAAATGAGAATGTTAGAAATTagaaacttactaaatataaagtGACATTCTACTAAATAGAAAACTAGAAAAGTGGAAATATAATTaatccctctgtcccaatttatgtgatatactttACTTTTTTGTCtattccaaaaagaatgatacatttctacatttacaaataatttaacttaaaacttctcattttactatacacttagggtgtgttcggtatgaaggaaaatgtgtttttggaaaataagtgaatttctacttattttctcatgttcgtttgggcagtggaaaataagtgaatttcttacttattttctcatgttcgtttggttagtagaaaatattttcaggAAAATACCCACCCGAGCCCTACACtccacccaaccccacccccaccccaattttttttttgaagtatttaatttttttctgaattttctaaACCATcacattcccccccccccgctcggacccataccacaccaacccccacaaccacccacccttaattttttttggagggggtggtggggtgtcgggaaagggggggggggtgaaaaaaaaaaaaaaaaaaaaaattcaaaacttttttttcaaaacaaaattaattttttttttggggggggggggggggggtggtgtgGAGGTGAGGcaggggtgggtggggtggggtggttcaaaaaaccaaaaaaaaaaattcaaacttttttttcaaaataaaattaatttttttttggagggggggggACAAGGGTGGGGGAAGGGTGGGTGGGGTGGtgtaaaaaaaccaaaaaaaaaaactcttttttcaaaacaaaattaatttttcgcgggcaaaacttttttttcaaaacaaaattatttatgtggtgcaaaaaaaaaaaaaaaattcaaaacttttttttcaaaacaaaattaatttttttttgggtggggggTAGGGTAGATGGAGTGGGCTGACGTCAGGGGTGGGTGAGTGAGGGTGGGGCAGgagtggggtggggtggtgcaaaaaacaaaaaaaaattcaaaacattttttcaaaataaaattaatttttttttttttttttttttttcgggagGGGTTAGAGGTGGGGCGAGGGATGGGTGGGTGAGGatggggttgggggtgggggtggtgcaaaaaacaaaaaaaaaaattaaaactttttttaaaacaaaattaatttttttttgccagGGGTGGGGCAGGAGTGGGTGGGGTAGgcgtgggggtgggtggggaaAGGGGTGGGGAGgtgggagtggttgggggtgggttgGGTGGTTGGTGGAATGCACTTAtagacttgttttccctacttttattagggaggtcattttccccatttttgaGGAGtttgttttcctaaagaaaatatttttcaaaattttttaccaaacaaacatggaaaaattggaaaacattttccggaaaatgttttcttccataccgaacacacccttaatgaaatgatttgcAGTGCACAAAtatttatggcttgttttagaccacaaatttcaaaaaaaaaaaaaattcttaaacttcgtgtctagtcaaattatatcacacaaattgaaatagagggagtatgtGGGAATACTTGAAAATATAAGAAATGAAAGGTGAATTAATTGTGATATATGGTCTTTGTAGCTATCACAGCTATCACATGGTGTAGTCTTAAGTAGAATTAAGACAATGGACATGGGCCACACAAATACCGACTTGAGCATTGTGATGGGATCTTGGAATACTTTATAAGATGGGATATGCACATATATCCATTGTTAATAACTACCACTCCCTCCGgcctaaaaaaattatattttttatctttttagtcTGTGTCAAAAATATTGAcaactttctatatttagaaacaatttaactttatgagataatttacagtcacacaaatatctaaggcttattttagaccacacatttcaaaaatcttcctttatttcttaaacattgtgtcaagtcaaactaagataatctttttggggACTTAGTAATTATAGTGCTAAAAAATGGCACCAGATAGTCATATTCTTATTTTAGAAATGCTGCACGATAAACTCACTCTCCACCAACTAGACTGAATCATTTGATCCTCCATTGTTTCATTACCTCCGAAATCAGTGAAGTTTACCGTTGCTATGAAAAAGGTTTTCTTAGTTCATCAataacaaaatttcaactttaaaatCGCAACTAAACTCGGatctaaaatatttttgatttaaGTGCTTTTGGGATTCGCCGGAAGCACCTAGATGATGCTATATACAGAAAATTGGAGGCGATTTAGCTCAAATTCAGACCTGGAATCCATCACTAGGGAAATgcgtatatcatgtatatcaccatatatcatacatatattctTGTGGATATAGAtagatatacatgatatacaataGATAAACGGATGTATAGGGTCATATACACTAATATACATGGtgatatacatagatatacaatGTGAAGTACACAGATGAAGACTTCGTCTACCTCGATTTTAGAATTTGAAAATTCATCTCAAATCTGCCTCATCTCAAAACACCTAGAAAATTGATACTCAAGCTTCTTAAGACGTTTCAACAAAATCCAATCTCACCCAATCAaaataaatcacaattacacagataaaaaaattaaaccaaGCTTCAACGGAGAAAACTTTTTATCTTATATTCGAAACTTTACTTTCTCTAAAGGTATCATGGAAGGGTTATAGGGGAGTAAGGGATTATGGCATGTTGGTTATC from the Lycium ferocissimum isolate CSIRO_LF1 chromosome 11, AGI_CSIRO_Lferr_CH_V1, whole genome shotgun sequence genome contains:
- the LOC132036323 gene encoding uncharacterized protein LOC132036323 isoform X1 — encoded protein: MGTYMVVEHLQCSMSKDLLCKFPDNSAFDFDYTQSSIWSPLVPRPLSSYRRLSSGLSRKLSYKDVSVGCIGAANFKKVTTKIKRKLSNAVTENLRECHRLKKRKKAAFDFTRLPSSSKLASTTTTPRKQWCKVLKAATKHFKKRNNKKDSTGDINFCRSLTDNSLLRSSTYP
- the LOC132036323 gene encoding uncharacterized protein LOC132036323 isoform X2; this encodes MGTYMVVEHLQCSMSKDLLCKFPDNSAFDFDYTQSSIWSPLVPRPLSSYRRLSSGLSRKLSYKDVSVGCIGAANFKKVTTKIKRKLSNAVTENLRECHRLKKRKKAAFDFTRLPSSSKLASTTTTPRKWCKVLKAATKHFKKRNNKKDSTGDINFCRSLTDNSLLRSSTYP